From the Pseudomonas lalucatii genome, the window CCGGCAAACCGGACAGGAAATGTGGCCCGAGATAACGCCTGGGGAGCTCGAACTCCTCCGGGTAGTCGACCTGCACCAGATACAGCCCATAGGGGTGGGCGGTAACGCCGCCGGTGCGTCGCACCCGACTCTCGAGCACCTCGGCCGCCCACTCCACCGGCCGTTCCCCGGCACCTATGGCCATCAGCACGCCGGCGATGTTACGCACCATGTGATGCAGGAATGCATTGGCACGGATATCCAGCACGATGAAACGACCATGCTCGAGCAGCTGCAGATGATGCACCGTCTTCACCGGCGACTTGGCCTGGCACTGGCGCGCGCGAAAGGCGCTGAAGTCATGGGTGCCCACCAGCGCCCTGGCCGCTTCGCGCATCGGCTCGATGTCCAGCGGCCGATGATTCCAGGTGACCTCTTCGGCCATATGCGCCGGGCGGATCTGATCGTTGTAGATCACATAGCGGTAGCGCCGGGCCATGGCACAGAAACGTGCATCGAAATGCGCCGGCATGAGCTTGGCCCAGGTCACGCTGATATCCGCGGGCAAGTTCATATTCGCCCCCATGACCCAGGAATGCATGGAGCGCGAGACAGTGGTGTCGAAATGCACCACCTGGGCACTGGCATGCACCAGGGCGTCGGTGCGACCGGCGCAGCTCAGGGTCACCGGCGCGCCGCCGGCCACCTTGGACAGGGCCTTCTCCAGGGCCGCCTGGATCGACGGCACCCCGGCGCGCTGACGCTGGAAGCCGCGATAGCGCGATCCCTTGTACTCGACGCCCAGGGCGATCTTGAAAATGCCAACGGCAGCCGAGTCGGCTGCCGCTGCGGGTAATGCGTCAGACATGTATCAAACCAATTTGGCGATCAACTCTCGCGCTTCCTGTTGCTGACCTTCGTCCCCCTCGGCGACCACCTCATCGAGAATGTCGCGGGCACCCTCGGCGTCGCCCATGTCGATATAGGCGCGAGCCAGATCGAGCTTGGTCGCTGTCTCATCGGTGCCGGACAGAAAGTCGAAATCATCGTCCTCCTCCAGATCCGCCAGCGGCGCCGGAGGCTCGGAATCGGCTGCTTCGGCGGACTCGGCGGGCTGTCCCAGGCTGGCCGACAACTGATCCAGCTCGGCCGTCACCTCGTCGAGCTGCGCGGCGAAGTCGTCGGAACGGCTCTCCACCTGCTCGTCATCCAGGGACAAATCGAAGTCGGCCGGCAAGTCGAGTTCGCTCTCGCCATCCGCCTCCGGAAGATCCCCTAGCAGATCGCCGAGCGCATCGGCTGCAGGCGCCGGGACAGGCTCCTCTTCGCCAAGACCGAGGAGGAACTCCTCTTCTTCGGCTGTCGCGGCCTCGCCCCCGGCTTCCAGGTCCAGGCTGAAGTCGGCCAGCTCACCGCCCAGCTGGAGTGGCTCCTCGGTCGCATCATCCAGGCTCAGGTCGAAGCCCAGGTCATCGTCGTCACCGGCCACCGGCCCTGCCGGGGACTCGACATCCAGTTCGAGATCCAGGGACAACGCCTCCTGCTCCCCAGACTGATCCCCCAAGGCTGCCGCCTGCAGATCGCGGTCGAGCTCGCTTTCCAGGTCATCCAGACTCAGATCGAATTCGTCATCCAGGTCGCCCATGGAAGAAGCCTCGGTCGGCTCCTCAAGGGTCAGGTCGTCGAGACTGAAGCTGTCCAGCTCGTCATCGGCGCCAGCGGCGGCAGTAGCCGCCACGGCGGCGCCGGCGAAGGCGGCCATGGCCGGGTAACGGACCTTGAGCTGATCGACCTCGGCAGCGGCGCCGCCAATTTCACGCAGCTCGCCTTCCTGGCGGGCGAAACCCTCGCGATCACCCAGCTCGGCGTAGACTTCCATCAACTTGAGCCGCAGATCCCCACGCTGCGGCTCGTCGTTGATCGCATTGGCCAACAGCTCGGCAGCCTGATTGAAGCGCCCGTAGGCGATATAGATATCCGCCTCGCCCAAGGCATCGGCGGTCTGCGCGGTGACACGCTGCTCAGCAGGAGCCGCGCTCGGCTCGTCGTCCGGCATATCGGGAAACGCCTCGAACCCTTCGGCCGCCTGCTGCATATCCTGGTCGAAAATATTCTCATCACTCGCGGCTGCCTGACTGGCCTGCAGCTCCGCTTCCTTCTGCGCGTTACGCCGCGACAGCATCATCAGGCC encodes:
- the truA gene encoding tRNA pseudouridine(38-40) synthase TruA, which gives rise to MSDALPAAAADSAAVGIFKIALGVEYKGSRYRGFQRQRAGVPSIQAALEKALSKVAGGAPVTLSCAGRTDALVHASAQVVHFDTTVSRSMHSWVMGANMNLPADISVTWAKLMPAHFDARFCAMARRYRYVIYNDQIRPAHMAEEVTWNHRPLDIEPMREAARALVGTHDFSAFRARQCQAKSPVKTVHHLQLLEHGRFIVLDIRANAFLHHMVRNIAGVLMAIGAGERPVEWAAEVLESRVRRTGGVTAHPYGLYLVQVDYPEEFELPRRYLGPHFLSGLPDVAADAQAVIC